A single window of Sphingobacterium sp. ML3W DNA harbors:
- a CDS encoding riboflavin synthase: MFTGIIETLGKVKNITKEDSNIHLFIESNLANELKIDQSVAHNGICLTVVGIENQVHQVTAIDETLQKTNLNDLKIGDVVNIERCTQANGRFDGHIVQGHVDQVATCISKQDLDGSFLFTFQYDPALQNITVEKGSITVNGISLTVVNSKIDEFSVAIIPYTIEHTNLKHVEVGTKINLEFDIIGKYVSKIMALRG; this comes from the coding sequence ATGTTTACAGGAATCATTGAAACCTTAGGAAAGGTTAAAAACATCACCAAAGAAGATTCAAATATTCATTTATTTATTGAGAGTAATCTCGCTAATGAATTAAAAATAGATCAAAGTGTCGCTCATAATGGCATCTGCTTAACAGTTGTCGGTATAGAAAATCAGGTACATCAAGTAACCGCGATTGATGAAACGCTACAAAAAACAAATCTTAATGACTTAAAAATTGGGGATGTCGTGAATATTGAACGTTGTACACAGGCGAATGGTCGTTTCGACGGACATATCGTACAAGGACATGTTGATCAGGTGGCGACCTGCATAAGTAAGCAAGATCTGGATGGCAGCTTCCTATTTACTTTTCAATACGATCCTGCCCTTCAAAACATCACTGTGGAGAAAGGCTCTATAACGGTCAATGGCATCAGTCTAACGGTTGTGAATTCAAAAATAGACGAATTTTCTGTTGCAATCATCCCCTATACCATAGAACATACTAATCTTAAACATGTAGAAGTAGGTACTAAAATAAACTTGGAGTTTGATATCATTGGAAAGTATGTTTCAAAAATTATGGCTTTGAGAGGGTAA
- a CDS encoding Rieske (2Fe-2S) protein, whose product MLQWYKVDKTSFYERNQIYEVEAGRIRVCIVQYEQGWKAFSRKCPHAGASFVTGWCEGEELVCSYHRHRFNLNTGKGCPGQGDFITIYPTKVENDDLYVGIEKSNSFFGKWFQ is encoded by the coding sequence ATGTTGCAATGGTATAAGGTAGATAAGACGAGTTTTTATGAACGAAATCAGATTTATGAGGTCGAGGCGGGCCGAATACGTGTTTGTATAGTACAATATGAACAAGGCTGGAAAGCATTTTCAAGGAAATGCCCCCATGCTGGCGCTTCATTTGTAACAGGATGGTGCGAAGGCGAGGAGCTTGTCTGTTCTTATCACCGACATCGATTCAATTTGAATACGGGTAAAGGTTGCCCAGGTCAAGGAGATTTTATTACGATATATCCCACAAAGGTAGAAAATGATGATCTTTATGTTGGTATTGAAAAATCCAACTCTTTTTTTGGTAAATGGTTTCAATGA
- the ychF gene encoding redox-regulated ATPase YchF — protein sequence MALQCGIVGLPNVGKSTLFNCLSNAKAQAANFPFCTIEPNVGVITVPDARLNKLAELVNPQKIVPNTIEIVDIAGLVKGASKGEGLGNQFLGNIRTTNAIIHVLRCFDDGNVIHVDGSVDPIRDKEIIDTELQLKDLDTVVKRIQKVEKMAKTGGDKDAKRTYEILSVVKDHLEAGQSARTAAITEDDFEFIQDLALLTAKPVLYVCNVDEASVNTGNAYVDQVKEAVKNENAQVLIISAQIESEIAQLESFEERQMFLDDLGLKESGVSKLIVAAYSLLDLATYFTAGVQEVRAWTIEKGFTAPQAAGVIHTDFEKGFIRAEVIKYNDFVELGSEAACKEAGKLSVEGKTYIVEDGDIMHFRFNV from the coding sequence ATGGCTTTACAATGCGGTATCGTTGGATTACCTAACGTAGGTAAATCAACACTATTTAACTGTTTGTCTAACGCTAAAGCACAAGCGGCAAACTTTCCATTTTGTACTATTGAACCAAATGTTGGGGTAATCACTGTTCCTGATGCCCGTCTTAATAAATTAGCAGAATTGGTTAACCCTCAAAAAATTGTTCCAAATACAATTGAGATTGTTGATATTGCTGGTTTAGTAAAGGGAGCTTCAAAAGGTGAAGGTCTTGGTAATCAATTTTTAGGAAATATTCGTACAACAAACGCTATTATTCACGTTTTACGTTGTTTTGATGATGGTAATGTTATTCACGTTGATGGATCTGTTGATCCAATCCGTGATAAAGAAATCATTGACACGGAGTTACAATTAAAAGATTTGGATACCGTTGTAAAACGTATTCAAAAAGTAGAAAAAATGGCTAAAACGGGGGGAGACAAGGATGCTAAACGCACCTATGAAATCCTATCTGTTGTCAAAGACCATTTAGAAGCAGGTCAATCTGCTCGTACTGCCGCAATCACAGAGGATGATTTTGAATTTATTCAAGATTTAGCTTTGTTGACTGCTAAGCCTGTACTATATGTATGTAATGTCGATGAAGCTTCTGTTAATACGGGAAATGCTTATGTAGACCAAGTAAAAGAAGCTGTTAAAAATGAAAATGCGCAGGTATTGATTATTTCTGCTCAAATCGAATCAGAAATAGCACAGTTAGAAAGTTTTGAAGAGCGTCAAATGTTCTTGGATGACTTAGGTTTGAAAGAGTCTGGTGTATCTAAATTAATCGTTGCTGCTTATTCACTTTTAGACTTAGCGACTTACTTTACAGCTGGCGTACAAGAAGTGCGCGCTTGGACGATCGAAAAAGGATTCACTGCTCCTCAAGCAGCTGGTGTGATTCACACTGACTTTGAAAAAGGATTTATCCGTGCAGAGGTTATCAAGTATAATGATTTCGTAGAATTAGGTTCTGAAGCCGCTTGTAAAGAAGCTGGTAAATTATCTGTAGAAGGAAAGACATATATTGTTGAAGATGGAGATATTATGCATTTTAGATTCAACGTATAA
- a CDS encoding GLPGLI family protein, with product MRLLSLFLSLILSQSLFAQKGILVEYQRSNNDKIIESQDPTLVYADADQTTITSRNILNGEAKTPYEIFVIKRPSNAYFKLTQINAKQQIATIDSNAINKQQLELTKETKKILGYTCFKAKTTVNSNSIEIWYTTELNVKGGPTDLGQDLGFVLEVIRNGNSKITASKIEHLKSLPKTLALPASLQYVDDLTYKDVLWKSRFVQVPVFDKEKISFSDDSKSDSILRFANGTVIVKKVKFPKIGAGQTVFVQLTEQSKGDAYDRTGSVFIIPQDQDLSFLDGMQKGMDTLPLYDNGNGKKYQGVIRTSNYTPILELMRFFTPFGVSQFNYLKLKGKTWQDSVMYRQDISELAGALSDQEVYIGAFIGNYDKNGHEVSLEITVHPGFDKKQSFKKLLPIFNSTNVMEMGGQEYGTMFDNEQGLSVTFELKEDAANVQLRYTTTGHGGWGNGDEFVPKTNSLYLNGAPLFSYTPWRNDCGSYRLSNPASGNFSNGLSSSDLSRSNWCPGTVTYPIFIDIGTLKAGKHTIRVQIPQGASEGTSFSSWNVAGVLLYD from the coding sequence ATGCGTTTATTATCTCTCTTTCTTTCGCTTATTTTATCGCAGTCATTATTTGCCCAAAAAGGCATTTTGGTTGAATATCAAAGATCCAATAATGATAAAATTATTGAAAGCCAAGATCCCACTTTGGTTTATGCGGATGCTGACCAAACAACTATTACAAGTCGTAACATATTAAACGGCGAAGCGAAGACTCCATATGAGATTTTTGTTATCAAAAGACCTTCGAATGCCTATTTTAAATTGACACAGATCAATGCGAAGCAGCAGATAGCGACGATTGACTCCAATGCAATTAATAAGCAGCAATTGGAACTTACCAAGGAAACAAAAAAAATATTAGGGTATACGTGTTTTAAAGCAAAAACAACTGTAAATTCGAACAGTATCGAGATTTGGTATACGACAGAGCTCAACGTAAAAGGCGGACCTACCGATTTGGGTCAAGACCTCGGCTTTGTGCTTGAAGTGATCCGTAATGGAAATTCGAAGATTACTGCAAGTAAAATAGAACACTTGAAATCTTTGCCAAAAACACTGGCATTACCTGCCTCATTACAGTATGTAGATGATCTTACTTATAAGGATGTTCTGTGGAAAAGTAGGTTTGTACAAGTTCCGGTATTCGATAAAGAGAAAATCAGTTTTTCTGATGATAGTAAATCTGACAGTATTCTACGCTTTGCAAATGGTACTGTAATTGTCAAAAAGGTGAAATTTCCAAAAATTGGAGCAGGGCAGACGGTTTTCGTGCAGTTGACAGAACAGTCAAAAGGAGATGCCTATGACCGCACCGGATCTGTCTTCATTATTCCTCAGGATCAAGATCTTTCTTTCTTAGATGGCATGCAAAAGGGTATGGATACGCTACCACTATATGATAATGGAAATGGTAAGAAATATCAAGGTGTCATTCGTACCTCAAATTATACTCCAATTCTAGAATTGATGCGTTTTTTTACACCATTTGGTGTTAGCCAGTTCAACTATCTGAAATTGAAAGGTAAAACTTGGCAAGACTCCGTGATGTATAGACAGGACATCAGTGAACTTGCAGGCGCTTTGAGCGACCAAGAAGTCTATATCGGCGCGTTTATTGGTAATTATGATAAAAATGGGCATGAAGTGAGTCTTGAAATAACGGTTCATCCTGGATTTGATAAAAAGCAATCTTTCAAAAAACTATTACCTATTTTCAATAGCACAAATGTGATGGAAATGGGTGGTCAGGAGTATGGCACCATGTTCGATAACGAACAAGGCTTATCGGTTACTTTTGAATTAAAGGAAGATGCAGCAAATGTACAATTGCGCTATACAACAACAGGTCACGGAGGTTGGGGAAATGGAGATGAGTTCGTCCCGAAGACCAATAGCCTTTATTTGAATGGAGCACCTTTGTTCAGTTATACACCTTGGCGTAATGATTGTGGATCTTACCGTTTGAGTAATCCAGCTTCTGGCAACTTCTCCAATGGATTATCCTCATCGGACCTCAGTCGTTCAAATTGGTGTCCCGGAACCGTCACTTATCCGATATTTATCGATATAGGAACATTAAAAGCAGGAAAACATACCATTCGTGTACAGATTCCTCAAGGAGCAAGCGAGGGTACAAGTTTCAGTAGCTGGAATGTAGCTGGGGTATTGCTATATGATTAA
- a CDS encoding hydrogen peroxide-inducible genes activator yields MTLIQLEYIVAVDTYRNFVAAAEKCFVTQPTLSMQIQKLEESIGAKVFDRSRQPVVPTEIGEKIIAQARIILIESKKIAEIVQNENGELDGELRIGVIPTIAPYLLPTVLTNFMNKFPKIQLQIWEYTTERIIHELKVGILDCGILSTPLHEPGIIEKPLFYENFVAYISEQSPLFNKKMLSSDDIGDDKLWLLNEGHCMRGQVLNICHHKHNYDNSGRFEYNTGSVETLKKMVDINSGITILPELSIVDYTEDQLNRIRYFKSPEPVREISLLTTQNFVKKKAIDALSQEIMEAIPEKFKTKKKKEVLSFQ; encoded by the coding sequence ATGACTCTCATCCAGTTAGAATATATTGTTGCTGTCGATACATATCGTAATTTTGTAGCCGCTGCCGAAAAGTGTTTTGTAACACAACCAACCTTAAGTATGCAAATCCAAAAATTGGAGGAATCTATAGGTGCTAAGGTTTTTGACCGAAGTCGCCAACCTGTAGTGCCTACTGAAATTGGAGAAAAGATTATAGCTCAGGCGCGTATTATTCTTATTGAGAGTAAAAAGATAGCCGAAATAGTTCAAAATGAAAATGGAGAATTGGATGGAGAATTGCGAATAGGAGTTATTCCGACTATCGCACCCTATTTATTGCCTACTGTACTGACAAATTTTATGAATAAATTTCCTAAAATCCAGCTACAGATTTGGGAGTACACTACCGAGCGAATTATCCATGAGCTAAAAGTAGGAATTTTAGATTGTGGTATTTTGTCTACACCATTGCATGAACCTGGGATAATTGAAAAACCATTGTTCTATGAAAACTTTGTTGCCTACATTTCTGAGCAAAGTCCACTTTTTAATAAGAAGATGCTGAGCTCAGACGATATTGGAGACGATAAGTTATGGTTACTGAATGAAGGACATTGCATGCGTGGACAGGTACTCAATATTTGCCATCATAAGCATAATTATGATAATTCGGGGCGTTTTGAATATAATACCGGTAGTGTAGAGACACTTAAGAAAATGGTCGATATCAACTCGGGCATCACTATTCTACCTGAGTTATCAATTGTCGATTATACGGAAGACCAGCTTAATCGAATACGTTATTTTAAATCCCCAGAACCTGTGCGTGAGATTAGTTTGTTGACCACACAAAACTTTGTCAAAAAGAAAGCGATTGATGCATTATCACAAGAAATCATGGAAGCCATACCGGAGAAGTTCAAGACAAAGAAAAAAAAGGAAGTGTTAAGTTTTCAATAG
- a CDS encoding M20/M25/M40 family metallo-hydrolase → MKRTVLFALLSIFTSKTAVFGQQDSIMMDRIYYESFYHGQAYDNLRYLTKEIGHRIAGSANADKAVGWSKSLMERMDFDRVYLQDVNLPYWDRGPKEKAYIVDTKEPLQILALGGSVSTPVNGLVAEVIEVELLSDLKKYGEQVRGKIVFVNKPWDESIVETGVAYGLNSSQRSRGPSEAAKLGAVAYLFRSLSSSSTDDYPHTGGTAYVKGIDSIPAMAISAASAIKLGETLKDNPHAQVYLEQHAAWKGIVHTHNVIAEWKGSKFPDKIITIGGHIDSWDVGEGAHDNGTGTMGTLDAIRTLMALGYQPKHTIRLVFYMNEENGVHGASAYGQVAKDNKEQIIAGIESDAGGFAPRGFDIKASAERVTWIQQHWKPLFEQKFWVSRFLQGSPGVDSGVWGQHFPNTVMFNFRPDPHRYFDLHHTAKDVFETVDKRELQSGVAAIASLLYLVDQQIDQF, encoded by the coding sequence ATGAAAAGAACCGTTCTATTTGCTCTACTTTCAATTTTCACCTCTAAAACTGCGGTTTTTGGTCAGCAAGATTCCATCATGATGGATAGAATCTATTATGAATCATTCTATCATGGGCAAGCTTATGATAATTTGCGTTATCTGACGAAAGAAATTGGTCATCGTATAGCAGGATCTGCTAATGCCGACAAAGCTGTGGGCTGGTCTAAAAGTTTGATGGAAAGGATGGATTTTGACCGGGTTTATCTACAAGATGTAAATCTCCCTTATTGGGATAGGGGCCCTAAAGAGAAGGCATATATCGTCGATACAAAAGAGCCTTTACAGATATTGGCGCTTGGAGGTTCCGTTTCCACTCCGGTGAATGGATTAGTTGCAGAAGTGATTGAAGTCGAACTATTGAGTGATCTAAAGAAGTACGGCGAGCAGGTAAGGGGTAAGATTGTCTTTGTTAATAAGCCATGGGATGAATCTATTGTAGAGACTGGTGTGGCCTATGGGTTAAATTCTAGCCAACGTAGCCGAGGACCATCCGAAGCGGCAAAGCTCGGTGCTGTAGCTTATCTATTTCGCTCATTATCTTCGTCATCAACAGATGATTATCCACATACAGGTGGTACAGCGTATGTAAAAGGCATTGATAGCATTCCAGCGATGGCGATATCCGCAGCCTCTGCTATTAAATTAGGCGAAACTTTAAAGGATAATCCCCATGCTCAGGTTTATTTAGAACAACATGCAGCATGGAAAGGGATTGTACATACGCATAATGTTATTGCAGAATGGAAGGGTAGCAAATTTCCCGACAAAATTATAACTATCGGGGGGCATATTGATTCATGGGATGTCGGAGAGGGTGCGCATGATAATGGTACCGGAACGATGGGTACACTGGATGCTATACGCACCTTGATGGCTTTAGGTTACCAACCTAAGCATACGATTCGATTGGTATTCTATATGAATGAAGAGAATGGTGTTCACGGAGCCTCTGCATATGGGCAAGTGGCTAAGGACAATAAAGAACAAATTATCGCTGGTATTGAAAGTGATGCGGGTGGTTTTGCACCACGAGGATTTGATATCAAAGCATCAGCCGAACGTGTTACTTGGATCCAACAACATTGGAAGCCATTATTTGAACAGAAGTTTTGGGTATCGCGTTTCTTGCAGGGTAGCCCTGGTGTAGATTCGGGTGTATGGGGCCAGCATTTTCCCAATACCGTAATGTTCAATTTCAGACCAGACCCACATCGCTATTTTGACTTGCATCATACGGCAAAGGATGTTTTTGAAACCGTAGATAAGCGGGAGTTACAATCAGGAGTCGCCGCAATAGCTTCTTTATTGTATCTGGTTGATCAACAGATTGATCAGTTTTAG
- a CDS encoding chloride channel protein produces MNYNTIKSMLNNKLNALNNWRMHKISNRNFIIILAFVVGIIGGVAASVLKALTHFIASTLQDDVEWHYKYSFYLFFPLLGILLSVLYVRKVLKAKHFEHGITPIIYAISRKSSYLSFHNIYSQIITSAMTVGFGGSSGLEAPIALSGSAIGSNTGRFFGLQYKEVTMLLACGAAAGIAGAFDSPLAGMVFAIEILLPEFSIPVLIPLLISAAMASVVAQSLYSEPLFHTFSTDWEVSALFFYLLLALLVGGYSVYFAKISNIVKNWFAAIKNPYNKVWVSGISLGVMIFIFPALYGEGYIAIQQILNGQFNAIVKNSLFAEYQDIGLVILAYSVLTLFAKSFAALFTLNGGGNGGVFGPSLVMGGLLGFAFAYGINLTGITELNVPNFVVVGMAGALSGIMHAPLTGVFLIAEITGGYGLMVPLMLVTSISYLINRSIQKYSIYTKVLADSGDLLSYEDKDRSVLSMMKIRYVLETNFVILRPDETPKMRQSDIIHSKRNIFPIVTEKGKLLGILYSERLFAILLGEQEGIEEPFSKLAEIPSDIVKIHEEDMESVMLKMKKDDVWILPVIDKDDNYLGFVSKSSVFNKYRALLMRQGNYLE; encoded by the coding sequence ATGAATTACAATACAATTAAGAGCATGCTCAATAATAAACTTAATGCACTTAACAATTGGCGGATGCATAAGATTTCGAATCGAAATTTCATCATTATATTGGCCTTTGTTGTTGGTATTATTGGCGGAGTAGCAGCTTCCGTGTTAAAAGCTTTGACACATTTTATCGCAAGTACGCTACAAGATGATGTTGAGTGGCATTATAAATATTCGTTTTACCTATTTTTTCCTTTGCTAGGTATACTTTTAAGTGTTTTATACGTGAGAAAAGTATTGAAGGCAAAACATTTTGAACATGGTATTACACCTATCATATATGCCATATCCAGAAAATCGAGTTACCTCTCATTTCATAATATTTATTCCCAGATCATCACATCTGCTATGACCGTAGGATTTGGAGGGTCTTCTGGACTAGAGGCGCCAATTGCATTAAGTGGATCGGCAATAGGTTCTAATACGGGACGTTTTTTTGGATTACAGTATAAAGAGGTAACGATGTTGTTGGCATGTGGGGCGGCAGCGGGTATTGCAGGAGCGTTCGATAGCCCATTAGCGGGTATGGTCTTTGCGATCGAGATTCTATTGCCAGAATTCTCCATTCCTGTACTGATTCCATTATTGATCTCGGCTGCCATGGCTTCCGTTGTAGCGCAATCATTATATAGCGAACCCTTATTCCATACATTTAGTACAGATTGGGAAGTATCAGCATTATTTTTCTATCTCTTGCTTGCCCTTTTAGTTGGGGGGTATTCGGTTTACTTTGCCAAAATAAGTAACATTGTTAAAAACTGGTTTGCTGCCATAAAGAATCCCTATAATAAAGTATGGGTAAGTGGTATTTCTCTAGGAGTTATGATTTTTATATTCCCAGCATTATATGGTGAGGGGTATATCGCTATTCAACAGATTTTAAATGGACAGTTCAACGCTATTGTCAAAAACAGCTTGTTTGCTGAGTATCAGGATATCGGTTTGGTGATACTGGCATATTCGGTATTAACACTTTTTGCAAAATCTTTTGCTGCTTTATTTACATTGAATGGAGGTGGTAACGGAGGAGTATTCGGTCCAAGCTTAGTAATGGGAGGCTTGTTGGGTTTTGCTTTTGCTTATGGGATAAACCTTACCGGTATAACAGAGTTAAATGTTCCAAATTTTGTGGTGGTTGGTATGGCTGGCGCCTTGAGTGGTATCATGCACGCACCATTGACAGGTGTATTTTTAATTGCAGAGATTACAGGTGGTTACGGACTGATGGTACCGTTGATGTTGGTGACATCGATATCTTATCTCATCAACAGATCGATTCAGAAATATTCGATATACACCAAAGTTTTAGCAGATTCGGGAGATTTGCTATCATATGAAGATAAGGATAGGTCTGTACTGAGTATGATGAAGATCAGGTATGTCTTAGAAACTAATTTTGTTATATTGAGGCCCGATGAGACACCAAAAATGCGGCAATCTGATATTATACATAGCAAGCGTAATATCTTTCCGATAGTTACTGAAAAAGGGAAGTTATTAGGCATATTGTATAGCGAACGTTTATTTGCCATTTTATTGGGAGAGCAGGAGGGTATTGAAGAACCTTTTAGCAAATTGGCCGAAATACCCAGCGATATTGTCAAAATCCATGAAGAGGATATGGAATCTGTGATGTTGAAGATGAAGAAGGATGATGTTTGGATATTACCAGTTATCGATAAGGATGATAATTATCTAGGTTTCGTTTCGAAATCTAGTGTATTTAATAAGTATCGAGCACTATTGATGCGGCAAGGTAATTATCTGGAATAG
- a CDS encoding S46 family peptidase: protein MKLLNTKSWSLLLLLATTAPTLHAKSPDEGMFPLSELNRAGLKKAGLKINEKDIYNPGKVGLVDALVQVSGCTGSFVSPTGLIITNHHCAFSAVQLASTPINNYLKNGFVAQSHEQEIEARGLTIRITDSYEDVSDKILAAVAHVTDPSERINTIKKKQQELVAQAQKQDPTIKAEVSEMFIGKTYVLFRYKTIEDVRLVYIPRQNIGEFGGESDNWVWPRHTGDYSFLRAYVGKDGASAKYSKDNIPYQPKKFLKVNPKGVNENDFVFILGYPGRTFRHRPAQYIEYQQNFLLPYVSHLYEFQNDRMFEAGKTDNDAALYLATRIKRNANVLKNYKGKLKGLRNIDLIDTKKKEDQALRAFINEKPVLKTKYGTLMNDIDDLYSLINQDAYKEMWMNNIYTSTSLMRVAREINSFKAAMQQQGNLQKQNAFFKENINNLKTALKGIYESYSLYADQRIFGKMLADAHAFQGNNQIETIKNLKFQDNNLIGAYGADLIKASKLNNSAEVYDSLLSSPSTLLAYTDELLNFQSTLELDIQQFASEQKRRDGVLNKLMGDYVAVKEQYQTKNFIPDANSTLRLTFGNIKGYSPVDATYMKPFTTVAGILQKGNLDEADFEYPAEIKTAWEAKNFGPYVKKELNDVPVNMLYNMDTTGGNSGSPIMNAYGELIGVNFDRSYDATINDFAWNDSYSRSIGVDIRYVLWVADKIDNAQFILKEMGI, encoded by the coding sequence ATGAAGTTATTGAATACAAAGTCATGGAGTCTACTCCTACTTTTAGCAACTACTGCTCCTACTCTACATGCTAAATCGCCTGATGAAGGTATGTTCCCATTAAGTGAACTCAATAGAGCAGGATTAAAGAAGGCAGGTCTAAAAATTAATGAGAAAGACATATATAATCCTGGCAAAGTTGGTCTAGTAGATGCGTTGGTGCAAGTAAGTGGTTGCACAGGTTCATTCGTGTCACCCACAGGTCTGATCATTACCAATCATCATTGTGCATTCTCTGCTGTCCAATTAGCAAGTACGCCAATCAATAATTATTTAAAAAATGGTTTCGTCGCACAATCTCATGAACAAGAAATCGAAGCCAGAGGCCTAACCATTCGTATTACAGATTCTTATGAAGATGTTTCTGACAAGATATTGGCTGCAGTTGCCCATGTAACTGACCCCTCTGAAAGAATAAATACCATTAAGAAAAAACAACAAGAACTCGTTGCTCAAGCACAGAAACAAGACCCGACTATTAAAGCTGAGGTATCGGAAATGTTTATTGGCAAAACATATGTCCTGTTTCGCTACAAGACCATAGAAGATGTGAGATTAGTTTATATCCCTCGTCAAAATATCGGTGAATTTGGTGGCGAATCGGATAATTGGGTCTGGCCTAGACATACAGGAGATTACTCTTTCTTACGTGCATATGTCGGAAAAGATGGTGCTTCTGCCAAATACTCAAAAGATAATATCCCATATCAACCAAAGAAATTTCTAAAGGTAAATCCTAAGGGAGTCAATGAGAATGATTTTGTATTTATTTTAGGTTATCCAGGACGCACATTCAGACACCGTCCTGCCCAGTATATTGAATACCAGCAGAACTTTCTCCTACCCTATGTTTCCCATTTATACGAATTTCAAAATGACCGCATGTTTGAAGCTGGTAAAACAGATAATGATGCCGCATTGTACCTAGCTACCCGTATTAAAAGAAATGCGAACGTATTGAAAAATTATAAAGGCAAATTAAAGGGTTTGCGTAATATAGATTTAATCGATACCAAGAAAAAGGAAGATCAAGCGCTACGAGCATTTATTAATGAAAAACCAGTATTAAAAACCAAATATGGCACCTTAATGAATGATATTGATGACCTATATAGTCTAATCAATCAAGATGCATATAAGGAAATGTGGATGAATAACATTTACACAAGCACAAGCTTGATGCGTGTAGCGAGAGAAATAAACTCCTTTAAAGCAGCTATGCAACAGCAAGGTAACCTGCAAAAGCAAAATGCATTTTTCAAGGAAAATATCAATAACTTAAAAACTGCTTTGAAGGGAATCTATGAAAGCTACAGTCTATATGCCGATCAACGTATTTTCGGAAAAATGCTGGCAGATGCTCATGCTTTCCAAGGTAATAATCAGATTGAAACCATTAAAAATTTAAAATTCCAAGATAATAATTTGATAGGTGCTTATGGTGCTGATTTGATTAAAGCTTCTAAGCTGAATAATAGTGCTGAAGTATACGACAGTTTACTATCCAGCCCCAGCACGCTATTAGCTTATACTGATGAACTACTCAATTTCCAATCTACACTGGAATTAGACATCCAACAATTTGCATCGGAGCAGAAAAGAAGAGATGGTGTTTTAAACAAATTAATGGGTGATTATGTTGCCGTTAAAGAACAATATCAAACCAAAAATTTTATCCCAGATGCAAATTCAACATTAAGATTAACATTCGGAAATATAAAAGGTTACTCTCCAGTAGATGCAACTTACATGAAACCTTTTACAACAGTTGCTGGTATTCTGCAAAAAGGAAATCTCGATGAAGCTGACTTTGAATATCCTGCAGAGATTAAAACAGCTTGGGAAGCGAAGAATTTTGGTCCTTATGTTAAAAAAGAATTGAATGATGTCCCCGTCAATATGCTATATAATATGGATACCACTGGTGGCAATTCAGGTTCTCCAATTATGAATGCCTATGGAGAATTGATTGGTGTTAATTTTGACCGTTCGTACGACGCTACTATCAATGATTTTGCATGGAACGATAGCTACAGTCGTTCTATTGGTGTAGATATCCGCTATGTACTGTGGGTAGCTGACAAAATCGACAATGCTCAATTTATATTAAAAGAAATGGGTATTTAG